One region of Cucurbita pepo subsp. pepo cultivar mu-cu-16 chromosome LG03, ASM280686v2, whole genome shotgun sequence genomic DNA includes:
- the LOC111791741 gene encoding thaumatin-like protein, producing the protein MFGSIITIWLPVHKFETMHSSLFLIFCLAISISLTSGEQLILANNCNESVWPGILGNSGHQTPMGGGFHLGRGKHVVVEVPKKWSGRIWGRQGCSFSHEGKGSCDSGDCSGRLHCRGTAGVPPATIVEVTLGSSISPMHYYDVSLVDGFNLPLSMKPIGGGIGCGIASCDIDVNIFCPSALEVKKNGKVVGCKSACLAMQSAKYCCTGKYANPKTCRPTLFAHLFKAMCPKAYTYAFDDPSSLRKCKVSRYAITFCPSM; encoded by the exons ATGTTTGGAAGTATCATCACCATTTGGCTGCCTGTTCATAAGTTTGAAACCATGCATTCCTCCCTGTTTCTCATCTTCTGTTTGGCAATCTCCATCTCACTTACAA GTGGAGAACAACTCATCTTAGCAAACAACTGCAATGAAAGTGTCTGGCCTGGAATACTCGGCAATTCAGGCCACCAGACGCCAATGGGCGGCGGTTTCCATCTCGGCAGAGGCAAGCACGTAGTGGTCGAAGTGCCAAAGAAGTGGTCAGGCAGGATTTGGGGCAGGCAGGGCTGTTCTTTTAGCCATGAAGGAAAAGGCTCGTGCGACTCGGGAGACTGTTCAGGCAGATTACATTGTAGAGGCACTGCTGGGGTTCCTCCAGCCACTATTGTTGAAGTAACTCTGGGATCATCTATTTCACCAATGCATTACTATGATGTTAGCTTGGTAGATGGCTTCAACTTGCCTCTTTCAATGAAGCCAATTGGGGGTGGAATTGGCTGTGGCATTGCGTCCTGTGATATTGATGTGAACATTTTCTGTCCATCAGCCTTGGAAGTGAAGAAGAATGGAAAAGTGGTGGGCTGCAAGAGCGCCTGTTTAGCGATGCAATCAGCCAAGTACTGCTGCACAGGGAAGTATGCTAACCCCAAAACCTGCAGACCCACACTATTTGCTCATTTATTCAAAGCCATGTGCCCCAAGGCTTACACCTATGCTTTTGACGACCCGTCCAGCCTTCGAAAATGTAAGGTTTCGCGTTACGCCATCACATTCTGCCCTTCCATGTGA
- the LOC111789727 gene encoding E3 ubiquitin-protein ligase RDUF1-like produces the protein MNHDDASDLDPSFVPRLRRSRRNGEDRSSFNRIIVLRDPSNSGAISNNGVGGGGNYEIYYDDGTGASLRSLPSNISEFLMGSGIDRLLNQLAQLEVNGVGPLEHPPASKAAIESLPVVKILASDVPLESHCAVCKEPFELDSEARQMPCKHIYHSDCIFPWLSIRNSCPVCRHQLPTDAHGSGRSSPASAEEVVGLTIWRLPGGGFAVGRFTWGRGAAEHDLPVVYTEIDGGFSTTSGVPRSITWASSGIRSSESGGFRRIFRNFFSFFGRFRSTSRRSGSVTGLIRRSFSTTLFNRRSRRNNHSMVSDANYTFSA, from the coding sequence ATGAACCACGATGATGCTTCTGACCTAGACCCTTCCTTCGTCCCAAGATTGCGTCGCAGCCGAAGAAACGGTGAGGATCGCTCCTCTTTCAATCGTATCATTGTTCTACGCGATCCCTCTAATTCGGGCGCTATTAGTAATAATGGTGTTGGAGGTGGAGGAAATTATGAGATTTATTATGATGATGGTACGGGGGCTAGTCTCCGTTCCTTGCCTTCTAATATATCCGAGTTCTTGATGGGATCGGGGATCGATCGCCTTCTCAATCAATTGGCGCAACTGGAGGTGAACGGGGTTGGCCCATTGGAACACCCACCGGCGTCGAAGGCTGCAATTGAATCTTTGCCTGTGGTTAAGATTCTTGCTAGCGATGTGCCTTTGGAATCACATTGTGCGGTCTGTAAGGAACCATTTGAGCTCGACTCTGAGGCTCGACAGATGCCGTGTAAGCATATTTACCATTCGGATTGTATATTTCCTTGGCTTTCTATCCGGAATTCCTGTCCTGTTTGTCGCCACCAATTGCCTACCGATGCGCATGGCAGTGGCAGGAGCTCCCCAGCTTCTGCTGAAGAAGTTGTTGGATTAACAATTTGGAGGCTTCCCGGTGGGGGATTTGCTGTTGGAAGGTTCACTTGGGGAAGGGGAGCTGCAGAACATGACCTTCCTGTTGTTTACACTGAAATTGATGGTGGGTTTAGTACCACCAGCGGTGTTCCAAGGAGTATTACATGGGCGTCAAGTGGGATAAGATCAAGTGAAAGTGGTGGATTTCGTCGTATTTTTCGcaatttcttctccttttttggGAGGTTTAGAAGTACATCCCGTCGTTCTGGTTCAGTTACTGGTTTAATTAGAAGGAGCTTCTCTACTACCTTATTCAACAGACGCTCAAGGAGGAATAATCACTCTATGGTGTCGGACGCAAACTATACATTTTCTGCTTAG
- the LOC111791489 gene encoding uncharacterized protein LOC111791489, whose protein sequence is MVGHSYLHNNQNLKSNTALSRFHSTSSHPSILSNHQITKTLSLIFVPPVFRFSFSPLQNMASLCTFPRISSTEPIKQTPAAAPFPPSNQPMRPSALSLRQSSSKHRRISTVVAAIGDVSADGTTYLIAGAVAVALVGTAFPILFSRKDLCPECDGAGFVRRSGAALRANAARKDQTQIVCARCNGLGKLNQVDK, encoded by the exons ATGGTGGGCCATTCTTATCTACACAACAATCAGAACCTGAAGTCCAATACAGCCTTATCCAGATTTCATTCAACTTCAAGTCATCCCTCCATCCTTTCCAACCACCAAATTACAAAAACTCTGTCCTTGATCTTCGTCCCCCCTGTATTCAGATTCAGTTTCAGTCCTCTGCAAAACATGGCATCCTTGTGTACATTTCCACGTATTTCTTCCACAGAACCCATCAAGCAAACGCCCGCCGCCGCCCCTTTTCCGCCCTCCAATCAGCCGATGAGACCCTCGGCGTTGTCCCTCCGCCAAAGCAGCAGCAAGCACCGGAGAATTTCTACAGTGGTCGCCGCCATTGGAGACGTCTCCGCCGATGGCACCACCTACTTGATCGCCGGCGCTGTAGCTGTGGCTCTTGTAGGAACCGCCTTCCCTATCCTCTTCTCTCGCAAAGACCT GTGTCCGGAATGCGACGGCGCAGGGTTTGTCCGGCGATCGGGAGCGGCGCTGAGGGCTAATGCGGCTCGCAAAGACCAAACTCAGATCGTTTGTGCTCGTTGCAATGGCCTTGGCAAGCTCAACCAAGTGGACAAATAA
- the LOC111791482 gene encoding aspartic proteinase PCS1 isoform X1: MNGEIYRTVAKILGTLCSRKQKKDNEVARISSLCGASNCPQLFSHSNIPGKKRKMRDYCIAFNSSNHKFLKSLFPFFLCTLFSVFQNLILCSSQNPALLLPLKTQVIPPESIRRSPDKLPFRHNVSLTVSLTVGTPPQNVTMVIDTGSELSWLHCNRSQNSSSSSSSTFNPAGSSSYTPIPCSSSTCTDQTRDFPIPASCDSNHLCHATLSYADASSSEGTLATDTFYIGNSGISNVVFGCMDSIFSSNNEEDSKNTGLMGMNRGSLSFVSQMGFPKFSYCISEYDFSGLLLLGDANFSWLAPLNYTPLIEMTTPLPYFDRVAYTVQLEGIKVSHKLLPIPESVFEPDHTGAGQTMVDSGTQFTFLLGPAYTALRDEFLNRTAGSFRVFEDSNFVFQGAMDLCYRVPMNQTRLPPLPSVTLVFRGAEMTVTGDRILYRVPGEIRGNDSIHCFTFGNSDLLGVEAFVIGHLHQQNVWMEFDLKKSRIGLAEIRCDLAGQKLGMGL, encoded by the exons at GAACGGAGAAATTTATCGAACGGTTGCAAAGATTTTGGGAACACTCTGTTCTcgcaaacaaaagaaagacaaCGAAGTTGCTCGGATTTCTTCACTCTGTGGAGCTTCCAACTGCCCCCAACTTTTTTCCCATTCCAATATTccaggaaagaaaaggaaaatgagggATTATTGTATAGCTTTCAATTCCTCAAACCacaaatttctcaaatctttgTTCCCTTTCTTCCTCTGTACTTTGTTTTCTGTCTTTCAGAATCTCATACTCTGTTCCTCACAAAACCCAgcccttcttcttcccctcaAAACCCAAGTTATTCCGCCGGAATCCATCCGGCGATCTCCTGACAAGCTTCCTTTCCGGCATAACGTCAGCCTCACTGTCTCTCTGACGGTCGGAACGCCGCCGCAGAATGTTACAATGGTCATTGACACCGGCAGTGAACTCTCATGGCTCCACTGCAACAGATCAcaaaattcttcttcttcttcatcttcgaCATTCAACCCGGCCGGGTCCTCCTCGTACACTCCGATTCCTTGTTCCTCGTCCACCTGCACCGACCAAACTCGGGATTTTCCAATTCCGGCATCTTGTGATTCCAATCATCTCTGTCACGCCACTCTGTCTTACGCCGATGCCTCTTCTTCAGAAGGAACTCTCGCCACCGATACTTTTTACATCGGCAATTCCGGGATTTCCAATGTTGTTTTCGGTTGTATGGATTCAATTTTCAGCTCCAACAATGAAGAAGACTCCAAGAACACCGGATTAATGGGTATGAATCGTggatctctctcttttgtatCTCAAATGGGTTTCCCCAAATTTTCCTATTGCATATCGGAATATGATTTTTCCGGTTTGTTATTACTCGGAGATGCTAATTTTTCATGGTTGGCTCCGTTGAATTACACTCCACTCATCGAAATGACGACCCCATTACCGTATTTCGATCGGGTTGCTTACACGGTTCAGCTTGAAGGGATCAAAGTTTCCCACAAGTTACTTCCGATACCCGAGTCCGTTTTCGAACCGGACCACACCGGAGCGGGTCAAACCATGGTTGACTCCGGCACTCAGTTCACGTTCCTTCTCGGACCAGCTTACACCGCGCTCCGAGACGAGTTCCTGAACCGAACCGCCGGTTCGTTTCGGGTTTTCGAGGATTCGAATTTCGTTTTTCAAGGGGCAATGGATCTTTGCTACCGGGTTCCGATGAATCAAACCCGGCTCCCGCCACTGCCATCGGTGACGCTAGTGTTTCGCGGCGCCGAAATGACGGTTACCGGCGACCGGATTCTGTACCGGGTGCCCGGAGAAATAAGAGGAAACGATTCGATTCACTGTTTTACATTTGGAAATTCGGATCTCCTCGGCGTGGAAGCGTTTGTAATTGGGCATCTTCATCAACAAAACGTGTGGATGGAATTCGATCTGAAAAAATCCCGGATCGGGTTGGCGGAAATTCGGTGCGATTTAGCGGGTCAGAAGTTGGGTATGGGCCTGTAA
- the LOC111791482 gene encoding aspartic proteinase PCS1 isoform X2, which produces MRDYCIAFNSSNHKFLKSLFPFFLCTLFSVFQNLILCSSQNPALLLPLKTQVIPPESIRRSPDKLPFRHNVSLTVSLTVGTPPQNVTMVIDTGSELSWLHCNRSQNSSSSSSSTFNPAGSSSYTPIPCSSSTCTDQTRDFPIPASCDSNHLCHATLSYADASSSEGTLATDTFYIGNSGISNVVFGCMDSIFSSNNEEDSKNTGLMGMNRGSLSFVSQMGFPKFSYCISEYDFSGLLLLGDANFSWLAPLNYTPLIEMTTPLPYFDRVAYTVQLEGIKVSHKLLPIPESVFEPDHTGAGQTMVDSGTQFTFLLGPAYTALRDEFLNRTAGSFRVFEDSNFVFQGAMDLCYRVPMNQTRLPPLPSVTLVFRGAEMTVTGDRILYRVPGEIRGNDSIHCFTFGNSDLLGVEAFVIGHLHQQNVWMEFDLKKSRIGLAEIRCDLAGQKLGMGL; this is translated from the coding sequence atgagggATTATTGTATAGCTTTCAATTCCTCAAACCacaaatttctcaaatctttgTTCCCTTTCTTCCTCTGTACTTTGTTTTCTGTCTTTCAGAATCTCATACTCTGTTCCTCACAAAACCCAgcccttcttcttcccctcaAAACCCAAGTTATTCCGCCGGAATCCATCCGGCGATCTCCTGACAAGCTTCCTTTCCGGCATAACGTCAGCCTCACTGTCTCTCTGACGGTCGGAACGCCGCCGCAGAATGTTACAATGGTCATTGACACCGGCAGTGAACTCTCATGGCTCCACTGCAACAGATCAcaaaattcttcttcttcttcatcttcgaCATTCAACCCGGCCGGGTCCTCCTCGTACACTCCGATTCCTTGTTCCTCGTCCACCTGCACCGACCAAACTCGGGATTTTCCAATTCCGGCATCTTGTGATTCCAATCATCTCTGTCACGCCACTCTGTCTTACGCCGATGCCTCTTCTTCAGAAGGAACTCTCGCCACCGATACTTTTTACATCGGCAATTCCGGGATTTCCAATGTTGTTTTCGGTTGTATGGATTCAATTTTCAGCTCCAACAATGAAGAAGACTCCAAGAACACCGGATTAATGGGTATGAATCGTggatctctctcttttgtatCTCAAATGGGTTTCCCCAAATTTTCCTATTGCATATCGGAATATGATTTTTCCGGTTTGTTATTACTCGGAGATGCTAATTTTTCATGGTTGGCTCCGTTGAATTACACTCCACTCATCGAAATGACGACCCCATTACCGTATTTCGATCGGGTTGCTTACACGGTTCAGCTTGAAGGGATCAAAGTTTCCCACAAGTTACTTCCGATACCCGAGTCCGTTTTCGAACCGGACCACACCGGAGCGGGTCAAACCATGGTTGACTCCGGCACTCAGTTCACGTTCCTTCTCGGACCAGCTTACACCGCGCTCCGAGACGAGTTCCTGAACCGAACCGCCGGTTCGTTTCGGGTTTTCGAGGATTCGAATTTCGTTTTTCAAGGGGCAATGGATCTTTGCTACCGGGTTCCGATGAATCAAACCCGGCTCCCGCCACTGCCATCGGTGACGCTAGTGTTTCGCGGCGCCGAAATGACGGTTACCGGCGACCGGATTCTGTACCGGGTGCCCGGAGAAATAAGAGGAAACGATTCGATTCACTGTTTTACATTTGGAAATTCGGATCTCCTCGGCGTGGAAGCGTTTGTAATTGGGCATCTTCATCAACAAAACGTGTGGATGGAATTCGATCTGAAAAAATCCCGGATCGGGTTGGCGGAAATTCGGTGCGATTTAGCGGGTCAGAAGTTGGGTATGGGCCTGTAA
- the LOC111791481 gene encoding laccase-17-like translates to MAFDSLKATFCFAFSVSLLCLLPSTANAGITRHYKFHIQLQNVTRLCQTKTVVTVNGQFPGPRIIAREGDRLLIKVVNRVQNNISLHWHGVRQMRSGWADGPAYVTQCPIQTGQSYVYNFTVNGQRGTLFWHAHISWLRSTVYGPIIILPRTHQPYPFPRPLKEVPIIFGEWWKADTEAVINQAMQTGGAPNISDAFTFNGLPGPSYNCSAQDTFKLKVKPGKSYLLRLINAALNDELFFSIADHTLTVVEADAVYVKPFKTNVVLITPGQTMNVLLHTKSNAPNATFLIAARPYATAPAAFDNTTVTGLLEYESTKSLLKKNIKLPLHKPVLPRFNDTSFSIKFNGKIRSLANSKFPAKVPTRVDRRFFFTVGLGLLPCRRNRSCQGPNNTRLSASINNVTFVQPNTALLQAHFFNKSNGVYTTDFPANPPFKFNYTGSPPKNSMVSSGTKVVVLPYNAAVELVMQDTSIVTAESHPLHLHGFNFFVVGQGIGNFDPNKDPAKFNLADPAERNTVGVPSGGWVAIRFVADNPGAWFMHCHLEVHTSWGLKMAWIVQDGKRPNQKLPPPPSDLPKC, encoded by the exons atggcTTTTGATTCTCTGAAAGCCACCTTTTGCTTTGCTTTCTCTGTTAGTCTTCTCTGTTTGCTTCCAAGCACGGCCAATGCAGGAATCACCAGACACTACAAGTTTCAT ATTCAATTGCAGAATGTAACAAGGCTCTGCCAAACAAAGACCGTCGTGACCGTTAACGGGCAGTTTCCCGGGCCTAGAATCATTGCTAGAGAAGGCGATCGTCTCTTAATCAAAGTCGTCAATCGTGtccaaaataatatatccCTACATTG GCATGGAGTGCGACAGATGCGGAGTGGGTGGGCGGACGGGCCAGCGTACGTGACACAATGCCCAATCCAAACGGGGCAGAGCTATGTGTATAACTTCACAGTAAATGGGCAAAGAGGGACATTGTTCTGGCATGCTCATATCTCATGGCTAAGGTCCACTGTGTATGGCCCAATCATCATTCTCCCAAGAACCCATCAGCCTTACCCTTTCCCTCGGCCTCTTAAAGAAGTTCCCATCATTTTTG GGGAGTGGTGGAAGGCTGATACAGAGGCTGTCATCAACCAAGCCATGCAAACCGGTGGTGCTCCAAATATTTCTGATGCTTTCACCTTCAATGGCCTCCCTGGCCCCTCCTATAACTGCTCTGCTCAAG ATACCTTCAAGCTCAAGGTAAAGCCAGGCAAATCCTATTTACTCCGATTGATCAATGCAGCACTCAACGACGAGCTCTTCTTCAGCATCGCCGACCACACACTCACCGTCGTCGAAGCCGATGCTGTTTACGTCAAGCCCTTCAAAACCAATGTCGTTCTCATCACTCCAGGACAGACCATGAACGTCCTTCTCCACACCAAATCCAACGCTCCCAATGCCACATTCCTCATCGCCGCCCGGCCATACGCCACCGCACCGGCCGCCTTTGACAACACCACTGTCACTGGTCTGCTTGAGTACGAATCCACAAAATCTCTTTTAAAGAAGAACATTAAGCTCCCTCTTCATAAACCGGTTCTTCCCCGGTTCAATGACACGAGTTTTTCGATCAAGTTTAACGGGAAGATTCGGAGCTTGGCGAATTCGAAATTCCCAGCGAAAGTGCCGACGAGGGTTGATCGGAGATTCTTTTTCACGGTGGGATTGGGGTTGTTGCCGTGCCGGAGGAACCGATCCTGTCAAGGCCCAAATAACACCAGACTATCGGCATCGATCAATAATGTGACGTTCGTGCAGCCAAACACGGCTCTTCTACAAGcccatttttttaacaaatctAACGGTGTTTACACCACTGATTTTCCGGCCAATCCGCCGTTCAAATTCAATTACACAG GCTCGCCGCCGAAGAACTCGATGGTGAGTAGCGGAACGAAGGTGGTGGTGCTACCGTACAACGCCGCCGTGGAACTGGTAATGCAGGACACGAGTATCGTGACGGCGGAGAGCCACCCGCTCCATCTACACGGCTTCAATTTCTTCGTGGTGGGTCAAGGCATCGGAAATTTCGACCCGAACAAAGACCCGGCTAAGTTCAACCTCGCCGACCCGGCGGAGAGGAACACTGTCGGAGTCCCATCCGGCGGCTGGGTGGCAATCCGATTCGTCGCTGATAATCCGGGGGCATGGTTCATGCACTGCCACTTGGAAGTTCATACCAGCTGGGGGTTGAAAATGGCCTGGATCGTACAGGACGGAAAACGGCCCAACCAGAAGCTCCCGCCGCCACCTTCCGATCTGCCTAAATGCTAA
- the LOC111791486 gene encoding probable protein S-acyltransferase 16, whose amino-acid sequence MKRGFTISPPVAVVVLAISFIYFSTVFIFIDRWFGLITSPGIMNAVVFTAVALMCITSYALAILTDPGRVPSTYMPDIEDSENPIHEIKRKGGDLRYCQKCSQYKPPRAHHCRVCKRCILRMDHHCIWINNCVGHENYKVFFMFVVYAVVACIYSLVLLIGSLTIDPPSDEQEVGGPFRTIYIVAGLLLLPLSMALNVLLGWHIYLILHNKTTIEYHEGVRAMWLAEKGGNVYSHPYDLGAFENLTTILGPNILSWICPMSRHNGSGLRFRTAYDKSISASI is encoded by the exons ATGAAGCGGGGCTTTACCATCTCTCCTCCTGTCGCCGTTGTCGTCTTAGCAATCTCCTTTATCTACTTCTCCACCGTCTTTATATTCATCGACCGGTGGTTTGGCCTTATAACCTCGCCTGGAATTATGAACGCCGTCGTCTTCACCGCCGTGGCTCTCATGTGCATCACTAGTTACGCCCTTGCTATCCTCACGGATCCCGGTCGGGTCCCTTCGACCTACATGCCTGACATTGAGGATTCCGAAAACCCTATTCACGAGATCAAGCGTAAG GGAGGTGATCTAAGATACTGTCAAAAGTGTTCTCAATATAAGCCTCCTCGTGCACATCATTGCCGAGTTTGCAAAAGATGCATTTTGCGAATG GACCACCATTGCATTTGGATAAATAACTGCGTCGGCCATGAAAACTATAAGGTGTTCTTCATGTTTGTCGTGTATGCTGTAGTCGCATGTATCTACTCCCTG GTATTACTCATTGGCAGTCTTACAATTGATCCTCCTTCGGATGAGCAGGAAGTTGGAGGCCCTTTTAGGACTATATAT ATTGTTGCTGGGCTGTTGCTATTGCCATTAAGTATGGCATTAAATGTTCTATTGGGTTGGCACATTTACTTAATTTTGCACAATAAGACTACAATAGAG TATCATGAAGGAGTGAGAGCTATGTGGCTTGCGGAGAAAGGTGGGAATGTGTATTCACATCCGTATGATCTTGGTGCCTTTGAGAATCTTACCACG ATTCTTGGCCCAAATATATTAAGTTGGATATGCCCCATGTCGAGACATAATGGCTCTGGTCTTCGCTTCCGAACGGCCTATGACAAATCTATTAGTGCatcaatttga
- the LOC111791487 gene encoding protein FAR-RED-ELONGATED HYPOCOTYL 1-LIKE, translated as MEEKKQNPAEINSFYVISKLQTNPFDLNKKRKLPAEHLGLPSPKHKHCNEGFPSKLAFLYNGLPETEHMNVQFIKGSANVLRFDDGSSPESAKDSNSFCEESDSATSVFHGAKFELNQACTYDSSSTQCMSFGGASSENTHFSVESSTAMESSSTEQEVAFASGENRIETVHKVQEHLLELDSREDYDFAEYGHDETEQCTDQELEDLFYSNGLDPNAYILSSGRWTVNHEAQSSARAPTIDQEFEQYFSMLML; from the exons ATGGAGGAGAAGAAACAGAACCCAGCTGAGATCAACAG ctTCTATGTAATTTCTAAGCTCCAGACCAACCCTTTTGActtgaacaagaaaagaaagctaCCGGCTGAACATTTGGGCTTGCCTTCACCAAAACATAAACACTGCAATGAAGGCTTCCCTTCCAAGCTTGCCTTTCTGTATAATGGCTTACCCGAAACCGAGCACATGAATGTACAATTCATAAAGGGGAGCGCGAATGTACTGCGTTTCGACGACGGGTCGAGTCCCGAATCGGCAAAAGATAGCAATAGCTTCTGCGAAGAGTCTGATTCTGCAACATCTGTATTTCATGGAGCCAAATTTGAACTGAACCAAGCTTGCACATATGACAGTTCTTCCACACAATGTATGAGTTTTGGTGGCGCAAGTTCTGAAAACACCCATTTCTCAGTTGAAAGCTCCACAGCCATGGAATCGAGCTCGACCGAGCAGGAAGTAGCGTTTGCAAGCGGCGAAAATAGAATCGAAACAGTTCACAAAGTTCAGGAACATCTACTAGAACTGGATAGCCGTGAAGATTATGATTTTGCTGAATATGGACATGATGAAACTGAGCAATGCACAGACCAGGAACTTGAGGATCTTTTCTACTCAAACGGATTGGACCCAAATGCCTATATTCTTTCCTCCGGACGATGGACAGTAAACCACG AGGCTCAATCAAGTGCTAGAGCCCCAACGATTGATCAAGAATTTGAGCAGTACTTTTCCATGCTGATGCTGTAA
- the LOC111791480 gene encoding laccase-17-like, translated as MASFHLPLRSSMAALPVVLCVLSCFLPELAFAKTRHYTFNIRYQNVTRLCHTVKVLTVNRRLPGPPLVAREGDRVLIKVINHVAENVTIHWHGVRQLRTGWADGPAYVTQCPIQTGQAYTYNFTLKGQRGTLLWHAHISWLRATIHGPIIILPRRNESYPFEKPHREAPIVFGEWFNVDPESVIQQALQTGGGPNVSDAYTINGLPGLLYNCSSNDTFKLKVKPGKTYLLRLINAALNDELFFSIANHSLTVVDADASYVKPFQTDVVLLSPGQTSNVLLKTNPNFTNATFFMAARPYATGQGTFDNSTTVGILHYGHSSIPIPATGIASLIPKLPAINDTNFVFNFSRKLRSLANAKFPAKVPQTVDRKFFLTVGLGTAPCPNNATCQGPNGTKFAASINNVSFALPSTALLQAYFSRRANGVYRTDLPARPIFPFNYTGTPPNNTFVSNSTSLVVLPFNASVEVVLQGTSILGAESHPLHLHGFNFYIVGEGFGNFDPNKDPANFNLVDPVERNTAGVPTGGWVAFRFFADNPGVWFMHCHLDVHTSWGLRMAWIVLDGPKPNQKLPPPPADLPKC; from the exons ATGGCTTCCTTTCATCTTCCATTGCGTTCATCAATGGCGGCTCTGCCTGTCGTTCTCTGTGTCTTGTCTTGTTTCTTGCCGGAGCTTGCATTTGCAAAAACCAGACACTATACCTTCAAT ATAAGATACCAGAATGTGACGAGACTCTGCCACACGGTGAAGGTTCTAACCGTAAACCGGCGGCTCCCAGGGCCGCCATTGGTGGCCAGAGAAGGGGACAGAGTCCTCATCAAGGTCATAAACCACGTGGCCGAGAACGTCACCATTCATTGGCACGGTGTCCGCCAGCTCCGAACCGGTTGGGCCGACGGACCGGCTTACGTGACCCAATGCCCAATCCAGACGGGTCAGGCGTACACTTACAATTTTACACTCAAAGGGCAGAGAGGGACTCTGCTTTGGCATGCCCATATCTCGTGGCTGAGGGCGACGATTCACGGCCCCATTATCATCCTCCCCCGCCGGAACGAATCCTACCCGTTCGAGAAGCCCCACAGGGAAGCCCCCATTGTTTTCG GGGAGTGGTTTAATGTGGATCCGGAGAGTGTGATTCAGCAGGCTCTGCAGACGGGCGGAGGGCCTAATGTTTCTGATGCTTACACCATTAATGGACTTCCTGGCCTTCTCTATAACTGTTCTTCTAATG ATACTTTTAAGCTAAAGGTGAAGCCAGGGAAGACTTACTTGCTCCGATTGATCAACGCTGCACTCAACGATGAGCTCTTCTTCAGCATCGCCAACCACTCCCTCACCGTCGTCGACGCCGATGCTTCCTACGTCAAGCCTTTCCAAACCGACGTCGTACTGCTCAGCCCCGGCCAAACCTCCAACGTTCTTCTCAAAACCAATCCCAATTTCACTAATGCTACTTTTTTCATGGCCGCTCGCCCTTACGCCACCGGTCAGGGCACTTTCGACAATTCCACCACCGTCGGAATCCTCCATTACGGCCACTCATCCATACCAATTCCGGCCACTGGAATTGCGAGTTTAATTCCCAAACTTCCTGCTATTAACGACACCAATTTCGTTTTCAATTTCTCTAGAAAATTACGGTCTCTTGCCAACGCCAAATTCCCTGCTAAAGTCCCCCAAACGGTGGACAGGAAGTTTTTCCTCACCGTCGGGCTTGGAACTGCCCCTTGCCCGAATAACGCCACGTGTCAAGGTCCCAATGGTACGAAATTTGCTGCCTCTATTAACAATGTCTCTTTCGCACTCCCGTCGACGGCGCTTTTGCAGGCCTACTTCTCCCGCCGGGCTAATGGGGTTTACCGGACTGATTTACCGGCAAGGCCGATTTTCCCGTTCAACTACACCGGAACGCCGCCGAATAATACGTTTGTGAGTAATAGTACGAGTTTGGTGGTGTTGCCGTTCAATGCGAGTGTGGAGGTGGTTTTGCAGGGGACAAGTATTCTGGGGGCGGAGAGTCAccctcttcatcttcatggaTTTAATTTCTACATAGTTGGGGAAGGTTTTGGAAACTTCGACCCCAATAAAGATCCAGCTAATTTCAACCTGGTTGACCCCGTTGAGAGGAACACCGCCGGCGTTCCCACCGGCGGCTGGGTCGCCTTCCGTTTCTTCGCCGACAACCCAG GAGTGTGGTTCATGCATTGCCATTTGGACGTGCATACAAGTTGGGGGCTGAGAATGGCCTGGATTGTCCTCGACGGCCCAAAACCCAACCAGAAactgccgccgccgccggcCGACCTCCCCAAGTGTTGA
- the LOC111791490 gene encoding cyclin-dependent protein kinase inhibitor SMR4, with product MEAKQGPANYEEECSTPTRWECRIPAVFNCPPPPPPKKKKAVSSGKKREPPKHGYFQPPDLEALFSVPPRREACV from the coding sequence ATGGAGGCGAAACAGGGGCCTGCAAATTACGAGGAAGAGTGTTCGACGCCGACCCGATGGGAGTGTCGGATTCCAGCGGTGTTCAACtgtccgccgccgccgccgccgaagaagaagaaggctgTAAGTAGTGGGAAGAAGCGGGAGCCTCCGAAACATGGCTATTTTCAGCCCCCTGATCTTGAGGCTCTGTTTTCTGTTCCTCCAAGAAGGGAAGCTTGTGTTTAG